GAAATTAAAATCTATATGATATTCTTGTGTTAATACTTACTCCTGTACCATAAACATCATAATATCTAAAATTGGGTTCCAAACCTACATAAAATTTATTTATTTCAAAACCTGCCCCGCACAAAACCCCCACTCCGAAAATATTTGATTCGTTTTCGTATGTTTGATATGAATTATAATATACAATTCTTTCTCCGGCTAAACTTAAGTTCCAAAACCCGCCAAAATTAAGTCTAAAATAATTATTTCTTTTCATTTTGGTTTTGTATTCCACACTCAAAGGTATTTCCAAGTAATGATTTTTTCTCATTTCCGCACTTTGATAATGTTCAATATTTAAAAATCTTAATTCGGGTGTAAAATTCCAATTTTTGTTAATAGGAAAAATGGCGGTAACACCCGCATAATAACCAAATCCATNAAATGGCAAGTCGTCAACCATTTCGTGTATTGTTCCGGCAGATAAACCAAATTGCATTTGCGAAAACATATTTGCTGAAATAGAGCAAATAAAAAGGGATAGAAATAATTTTTTCATAGAACTGTCATTTTAAGATATTAAGATTAATTTAATTTTTTAAAAGAGCATATCAAACTTTAAGGCAGCCGCGAAAACCTCGCACAGCGTAGTAAGAGGATGCGCCGTTGTGATATACAAAAACATTCCCATAACGGAAATCGCCGAAAATAGCGCCGCCCAATTTTCTTATTTCGGAAGGTGTTTTCAACCAACTGGAGGTTTTAATATCAAAATTTCCGAGTTTTTGTAGTTCGCGATATTGTTCTTCGGTCAGTATTTCTATTCCCATTGCTGCCGCCATATCCATAGCGCAATTTTCGGGAGTGAATTCTTTTCTCGATTTCAACGCTTCGCGGTCGTAACATAAACTTCTGCGTCCTTTGGGAGTTTCGGCAGAGCAATCGTAAAAAATATATTCTTCTGTTTGTACGTCATAATTTACTACATCGGGTTCACCTCCGGTTTTCTCCATTTCATTCAGCAATTGGAGTTTTTCGGCGTTTGCTTCCAACTTTGCTTGAACTTCAGCCCAATTTATCTCTTTATGGCGTTGTTTGTTTTTCTCAAAGCGATTTTTAAGCACAGTAAGCAGTTCTTTGCTTTGTTCGGGTGTAAGTGGGTTGGAGTTCATAATGAAATATATAGTTTTGAGATAGGATTTTAATAAATTCACTTNCTCGTTTTACTTAAATANCTTTCATACGTATCCAGCACAAAAGGAACATAACGCAGCGTTTCTTTCGGTCCAAACCTGCCATATTTGCAAACGGGGTCATTATAAAATTCGGGTTTGTTGAGTTGCGATAAATAATATTCAACNTTATCAAACCANATATANCGTTTTTTGCCGTATTTNTCAGCCANTTCCATCGCGTCAATCACGTGTGCGGCGCCTGAGTTATAACTGGCAAGTACAAATTTAATACGCTCGTCTTTNTCNTCAATACGNCGNTAAATCATATCTAAACTTTTGATGTATTCCACNCCGGCGGCAATATTGCTTTCCGGATTACTNAAAGTGGTGTCGTCCAATCCAAACTCGCGCGCTGTTTGCGGCATCAATTGCATAATGCCTCTTGCTCCCGCCCACGAAACNGCATTGTTGTCAAATTCCGATTCGGCATAAGCNACCGCAGCCAGCAATCGCCAGTCCCAACCGATTCTGGATGCGTGTTTTTTGAAAAATTCATCGTAAGGCGATATTGCTCCTTTAGGAATATGGAGTTTTTTATAACTGAAATACGGATTTCTATCCCAATATTTACTAAAAAGGCGGTCGGCAAGACGAACAGTAGCATCTTTTTTAAGCCAGGATTGAATGGTATCGTGCAATAATTTACCGCTTTTACGTATTAACCAACCGTTTTTTTGATTGAAACCGACAGGAATACGACAATCCAAACTATTATCGAATTTNTTTTGCAGCAATGCTTTGTGTCTGTAAGCAAAGGTGTACTGAATTTTTTTATCGCTTACAAGNTGCATCAAATCATCGGTGCTTAGTGAATCATCCGCTAATTTAATAATGATGCCGCCGCCAATTTCATCATTCAGCGATTTTAAACGTTGATAATGGATGGTGTTTTCTTTTACCCAAACTTCTTTTCCTTTGAGTTCGGAAGGATCGGAAACAGCGCGGCGGTTAATATGTTGTACAATAACTAAATACGATTCTTGCTGAGGAAAAACGAAATTAAACTCTTTCTTTAGTTCTTTGGTTTCAAAAGTATTGTAGGCGGCAATGTCTGCTTTATTCTCCCGAAGTTGTTCAAACATTTCGGCATCGGTTTTAGCTATGGTAATTTTTAAAGGGAGATGAAGATAATCGGCAAAATTTTTTATCATTTCATAGTCGTAACCCATTATTTCATCTCTGTAAATAAAATAAGAAGTAGCTCCATATTGTGTTACAACACGAAGTGTGTCTTTGGGTAAAGAATCAGAAGGATAGGANTTTTCTTTTTTATCGGGGAGAGGTGTGTTTTTGCATCCCGAAATTAAGAATACGAAGAGGAGAAATGATAAAAAAAAATTCTTTTGCATTTCAATACCGTTTAAATATATTGTATATTTTCGGGATTTATAGTGTTTAATCCATTCATTTTAAGCCAAACCTGCGCTGTTGCAACTACATCTTTTTGGCAATAAGTTGAAATCCGTTCCAAATTTTTCTCTTTATAATATACGTTTGCNACCTGACTTCCATCAATATCGTCTTTTGGAGTGGGAATGCCAAAAACAGCCGTCAACAGTTTGAGCGAAGTGTAACTTTTATAATCTCCGAATTTCCAATAATCCAA
The genomic region above belongs to uncultured Paludibacter sp. and contains:
- a CDS encoding 3'-5' exonuclease, PolB (fragment) encodes the protein MDYWKFGDYKSYTSLKLLTAVFGIPTPKDDIDGSQVANVYYKEKNLERISTYCQKDVVATAQVWLKMNGLNTINPENIQYI
- a CDS encoding conserved hypothetical protein (Evidence 4 : Unknown function but conserved in other organisms) yields the protein MNSNPLTPEQSKELLTVLKNRFEKNKQRHKEINWAEVQAKLEANAEKLQLLNEMEKTGGEPDVVNYDVQTEEYIFYDCSAETPKGRRSLCYDREALKSRKEFTPENCAMDMAAAMGIEILTEEQYRELQKLGNFDIKTSSWLKTPSEIRKLGGAIFGDFRYGNVFVYHNGASSYYAVRGFRGCLKV
- a CDS encoding exported hypothetical protein (Evidence 5 : Unknown function), whose product is MKKLFLSLFICSISANMFSQMQFGLSAGTIHEMVDDLPFXGFGYYAGVTAIFPINKNWNFTPELRFLNIEHYQSAEMRKNHYLEIPLSVEYKTKMKRNNYFRLNFGGFWNLSLAGERIVYYNSYQTYENESNIFGVGVLCGAGFEINKFYVGLEPNFRYYDVYGTGVSINTRISYRF
- a CDS encoding Lytic transglycosylase catalytic, which produces MQKNFFLSFLLFVFLISGCKNTPLPDKKEXSYPSDSLPKDTLRVVTQYGATSYFIYRDEIMGYDYEMIKNFADYLHLPLKITIAKTDAEMFEQLRENKADIAAYNTFETKELKKEFNFVFPQQESYLVIVQHINRRAVSDPSELKGKEVWVKENTIHYQRLKSLNDEIGGGIIIKLADDSLSTDDLMXLVSDKKIQYTFAYRHKALLQXKFDNSLDCRIPVGFNQKNGWLIRKSGKLLHDTIQSWLKKDATVRLADRLFSKYWDRNPYFSYKKLHIPKGAISPYDEFFKKHASRIGWDWRLLAAVAYAESEFDNNAVSWAGARGIMQLMPQTAREFGLDDTTXSNPESNIAAGVEYIKSLDMIXRRIXXKDERIKFVLASYNSGAAHVIDAMEXAXKYGKKRYXWFDXVEYYLSQLNKPEFYNDPVCKYGRFGPKETLRYVPFVLDTYEXYLSKTXK